One part of the Denticeps clupeoides chromosome 16, fDenClu1.1, whole genome shotgun sequence genome encodes these proteins:
- the cnep1r1 gene encoding nuclear envelope phosphatase-regulatory subunit 1 isoform X2 — MNSLEQAEDLKAFERRLTEYVSCLQPATGRWRMILIVVSVCTATGAWNWLIDPDTQKVSFFSSLWNHPFFTISCITLIGLFFAGIHKRVVAPSIIAARCRTVLAEYNMSCDDTGKLILKPRPHVQ, encoded by the exons ATGAATTCACTTGAGCAGGCCGAAG ACCTGAAGGCCTTTGAACGAAGACTGACTGAATATGTCTCCTGTCTTCAGCCTGCTACTGGCCGCTGGCGTA TGATTCTGATTGTCGTGTCTGTCTGTACGGCCACCGGAGCCTGGAACTGGCTGATTGATCCAGATACACAAAAG GTGTCATTTTTCTCATCTCTTTGGAATCATCCTTTTTTCACAATCAGCTGCATTACCCttattggtttgttttttgctgGAATACACAAGAGAGTTGTAGCACCTTCCAT CATTGCAGCTCGCTGCCGTACAGTGTTGGCAGAGTACAACATGTCATGTGATGAC acaggaaaactcattttaaaaCCTCGACCACATGTTCAGTAG
- the cnep1r1 gene encoding nuclear envelope phosphatase-regulatory subunit 1 isoform X1 — protein MTDRTGQDRTDNISRDLKAFERRLTEYVSCLQPATGRWRMILIVVSVCTATGAWNWLIDPDTQKVSFFSSLWNHPFFTISCITLIGLFFAGIHKRVVAPSIIAARCRTVLAEYNMSCDDTGKLILKPRPHVQ, from the exons ATGacggacaggacaggacaggacaggaccgACAATATCAGCAGAG ACCTGAAGGCCTTTGAACGAAGACTGACTGAATATGTCTCCTGTCTTCAGCCTGCTACTGGCCGCTGGCGTA TGATTCTGATTGTCGTGTCTGTCTGTACGGCCACCGGAGCCTGGAACTGGCTGATTGATCCAGATACACAAAAG GTGTCATTTTTCTCATCTCTTTGGAATCATCCTTTTTTCACAATCAGCTGCATTACCCttattggtttgttttttgctgGAATACACAAGAGAGTTGTAGCACCTTCCAT CATTGCAGCTCGCTGCCGTACAGTGTTGGCAGAGTACAACATGTCATGTGATGAC acaggaaaactcattttaaaaCCTCGACCACATGTTCAGTAG
- the cnep1r1 gene encoding nuclear envelope phosphatase-regulatory subunit 1 isoform X3, giving the protein MTDRTGQDRTDNISRDLKAFERRLTEYVSCLQPATGRWRMILIVVSVCTATGAWNWLIDPDTQKVSFFSSLWNHPFFTISCITLIGLFFAGIHKRVVAPSIIAARCRTVLAEYNMSCDDENSF; this is encoded by the exons ATGacggacaggacaggacaggacaggaccgACAATATCAGCAGAG ACCTGAAGGCCTTTGAACGAAGACTGACTGAATATGTCTCCTGTCTTCAGCCTGCTACTGGCCGCTGGCGTA TGATTCTGATTGTCGTGTCTGTCTGTACGGCCACCGGAGCCTGGAACTGGCTGATTGATCCAGATACACAAAAG GTGTCATTTTTCTCATCTCTTTGGAATCATCCTTTTTTCACAATCAGCTGCATTACCCttattggtttgttttttgctgGAATACACAAGAGAGTTGTAGCACCTTCCAT CATTGCAGCTCGCTGCCGTACAGTGTTGGCAGAGTACAACATGTCATGTGATGAC gaaaactcattttaa
- the cnep1r1 gene encoding nuclear envelope phosphatase-regulatory subunit 1 isoform X4, which translates to MTDRTGQDRTDNISRDLKAFERRLTEYVSCLQPATGRWRMILIVVSVCTATGAWNWLIDPDTQKVSFFSSLWNHPFFTISCITLIGLFFAGIHKRVVAPSISLPYSVGRVQHVM; encoded by the exons ATGacggacaggacaggacaggacaggaccgACAATATCAGCAGAG ACCTGAAGGCCTTTGAACGAAGACTGACTGAATATGTCTCCTGTCTTCAGCCTGCTACTGGCCGCTGGCGTA TGATTCTGATTGTCGTGTCTGTCTGTACGGCCACCGGAGCCTGGAACTGGCTGATTGATCCAGATACACAAAAG GTGTCATTTTTCTCATCTCTTTGGAATCATCCTTTTTTCACAATCAGCTGCATTACCCttattggtttgttttttgctgGAATACACAAGAGAGTTGTAGCACCTTCCAT CTCGCTGCCGTACAGTGTTGGCAGAGTACAACATGTCATGTGA
- the LOC114766108 gene encoding transcriptional enhancer factor TEF-1-like isoform X1: MSDSADKPMDSDAEGVWSPDIEQSFQEALAIYPPCGRRKIILSDEGKMYGRNELIARYIKLRTGKTRTRKQVSSHIQVLARRKSREFHSKLKDHTVKDKALQSMASISSAQIVSATAFHSKLGLASVPRPLFTGVRELWQGMINAGQPGSSQDIKPFNRQPAVLNNTSSYGTAVTTVDPSWQSHSIGTTKLRLVEFSALLEQQRDPDSYNKHLFVHMGQGSQSHSNSALESVDIRQVYDKFPEKKGGLKELFEKGPQNAFFLIKFWADLNCSIQEETGSFYGVSSQYESSENMTITCSTKVCSFGKQVVEKVETEYPCVENGRFIYRIRRSPMCEYMINFIHKLKHLPEKYMMNSVLENFTILLVISDRDTEETLLCMACVFEVSNSDHGAQHHIYRLVKE, encoded by the exons ATGAGTGACTCTGCTGACAAGCCCATGGACAGTGATGCTGAAGGTGTGTGGAGCCCCGACATCGAGCAGAGCTTCCAGGAGGCCCTTGCCATCTACCCACCCTGCGGGCGCCGCAAGATCATCCTCTCTGATGAGGGCAAGATGTATG GTCGGAATGAGTTAATCGCGCGTTATATTAAGCTTCGGACTGGGAAGACCAGGACTAGGAAACAG GTGTCCAGTCACATTCAGGTTCTGGCCAGAAGGAAATCTCGCGAGTTTCATTCCAAGCTCAag GACCACACAGTGAAGGACAAAGCCCTCCAGAGCATGGCCTCCATATCTTCTGCCCAGATTGTCTCTGCTACAGCCTTCCACAGTAAGCTGGGCCTGGCCAGTGTCCCACGACCTCTCTTTACCGGGGTGAGAGAG CTTTGGCAGGGCATGATAAACGCTGGGCAGCCAGGATCATCGCAGGA cattaaACCCTTTAATCGCCAGCCTGCAGTCCTAAATAACACGTCCA GTTATGGGACGGCAGTCACAACAGTGGATCCATCTTGGCAGAGCCACTCAATTGGCACAACCAAACTCAGACTGGTGGAGTTTTCTGCCTTACTGGAGCAGCAAAGGGACCCTGATTCC TACAACAAGCACCTCTTTGTGCACATGGGCCAGGGCAGCCAGTCCCACAGCAACAGCGCGCTAGAGTCAGTGGATATCCGCCAAGTTTACGACAAATTCCCGGAAAAGAAGGGAGGATTGAAGGAGCTCTTTGAAAAGGGTCCCCAGAATGCCTTCTTCCTGATCAAGTTCTGG GCTGACTTGAACTGCAGTATCCAGGAGGAGACTGGATCCTTCTATGGTGTGAGCAGCCAGTATGAGAGTTCAGAGAACATGACCATTACCTGCTCCACCAAGGTCTGCTCTTTTGGCAAGCAGGTGGTGGAGAAGGTAGAG ACAGAGTATCCATGTGTTGAGAATGGACGCTTCATCTACAGGATCAGACGTTCTCCCATGTGTGAATACATGATCAACTTCATCCACAAGCTCAAGCACCTGCCTGAGAAGTACATGATGAACAGTGTGCTGGAGAACTTCACCATCCTATTG GTGATCAGtgacagagacacagaggaGACGCTGCTCTGCAtggcgtgtgtgtttgaggtatCCAACAGTGACCACGGAGCCCAACACCACATCTACAGACTGGTGAAAGAGTGA
- the LOC114766108 gene encoding transcriptional enhancer factor TEF-1-like isoform X2, with the protein MDCRNELIARYIKLRTGKTRTRKQVSSHIQVLARRKSREFHSKLKDHTVKDKALQSMASISSAQIVSATAFHSKLGLASVPRPLFTGVRELWQGMINAGQPGSSQDIKPFNRQPAVLNNTSSYGTAVTTVDPSWQSHSIGTTKLRLVEFSALLEQQRDPDSYNKHLFVHMGQGSQSHSNSALESVDIRQVYDKFPEKKGGLKELFEKGPQNAFFLIKFWADLNCSIQEETGSFYGVSSQYESSENMTITCSTKVCSFGKQVVEKVETEYPCVENGRFIYRIRRSPMCEYMINFIHKLKHLPEKYMMNSVLENFTILLVISDRDTEETLLCMACVFEVSNSDHGAQHHIYRLVKE; encoded by the exons ATGGATT GTCGGAATGAGTTAATCGCGCGTTATATTAAGCTTCGGACTGGGAAGACCAGGACTAGGAAACAG GTGTCCAGTCACATTCAGGTTCTGGCCAGAAGGAAATCTCGCGAGTTTCATTCCAAGCTCAag GACCACACAGTGAAGGACAAAGCCCTCCAGAGCATGGCCTCCATATCTTCTGCCCAGATTGTCTCTGCTACAGCCTTCCACAGTAAGCTGGGCCTGGCCAGTGTCCCACGACCTCTCTTTACCGGGGTGAGAGAG CTTTGGCAGGGCATGATAAACGCTGGGCAGCCAGGATCATCGCAGGA cattaaACCCTTTAATCGCCAGCCTGCAGTCCTAAATAACACGTCCA GTTATGGGACGGCAGTCACAACAGTGGATCCATCTTGGCAGAGCCACTCAATTGGCACAACCAAACTCAGACTGGTGGAGTTTTCTGCCTTACTGGAGCAGCAAAGGGACCCTGATTCC TACAACAAGCACCTCTTTGTGCACATGGGCCAGGGCAGCCAGTCCCACAGCAACAGCGCGCTAGAGTCAGTGGATATCCGCCAAGTTTACGACAAATTCCCGGAAAAGAAGGGAGGATTGAAGGAGCTCTTTGAAAAGGGTCCCCAGAATGCCTTCTTCCTGATCAAGTTCTGG GCTGACTTGAACTGCAGTATCCAGGAGGAGACTGGATCCTTCTATGGTGTGAGCAGCCAGTATGAGAGTTCAGAGAACATGACCATTACCTGCTCCACCAAGGTCTGCTCTTTTGGCAAGCAGGTGGTGGAGAAGGTAGAG ACAGAGTATCCATGTGTTGAGAATGGACGCTTCATCTACAGGATCAGACGTTCTCCCATGTGTGAATACATGATCAACTTCATCCACAAGCTCAAGCACCTGCCTGAGAAGTACATGATGAACAGTGTGCTGGAGAACTTCACCATCCTATTG GTGATCAGtgacagagacacagaggaGACGCTGCTCTGCAtggcgtgtgtgtttgaggtatCCAACAGTGACCACGGAGCCCAACACCACATCTACAGACTGGTGAAAGAGTGA